A stretch of the Planktothricoides raciborskii GIHE-MW2 genome encodes the following:
- a CDS encoding DUF3769 domain-containing protein — protein MSYPVPPSEPPAIIEYQMPPIQDSELTTAENFSIAPPAQRLFNVDADRLTALPVVPDANGAIPPQAFLLGGPLEVSWPLSTKERSPSELTPKLSEINFSEINFPKINCSENNFSEINISQAGQVTPAPTPAPGEAVTPNPQPTEGTPLPLSAEDVVKINSDRQEYNEQRQVVTAEGDVFMRLGNTVLNSQWLQMNLLSRFAVAQGQVLLTNGTQVIEGDRLEYDVVRNQGGMQQAKGQIVLNEATSTVATTLPTDVTAGAGQERALTERLRAGEPPRRVRNTGGLVIGVGAGLNQGVGLPTTGGTINRLRFESDDLTFTGEDWQGTNVRITNDPYSPPELELRSRHVTVRRLSPEQDEVIARRPRLVFENKVSIPLLRERVIIDRRERDPSLIRFGYDGGDRGGFYAETPLEPIVNDRFQFSISPQFYIQKAIAGPDSISDLFGFKTRVNGKLSPTTNLEGRATFTTLNPDTIDDKTRANLLLRQQIGTHSLTGEYAYRDRIFNGSLGFRTVQQSLGVLLNSPIIPLGKTGINLSYEGSIQSINADTDQIDLLEPIREHNRTSLTRFQGGAALSRGFLLWQGTPLPANPQEGLRYSPSPVIPYIRLFTGLNGTLTGYSNGDTQNFVSGSIGIQGQFGHFSRRWLDYTGWSVSLSRIWKDGASPFLFDRIADSKVLALGLTQQIYGPIRFGVQTLINLDTKEAINTDLILEYSRRSYGLAIRYNPEQQLGSLSLRISDFNWRGGGEPFSRSEVRSVDGGIRRVNQEIQ, from the coding sequence ATGTCCTATCCGGTTCCCCCTTCTGAACCGCCTGCGATCATTGAATACCAAATGCCGCCAATCCAGGATTCGGAGTTGACTACGGCAGAAAATTTTTCTATTGCACCTCCAGCACAGCGGTTATTTAATGTTGATGCCGATCGCTTAACGGCGCTGCCAGTTGTCCCTGATGCTAATGGGGCAATACCGCCGCAAGCTTTTTTACTCGGTGGGCCTTTAGAAGTGAGTTGGCCTTTATCAACAAAGGAGCGATCGCCCTCCGAACTGACCCCAAAACTGTCAGAAATTAATTTTTCAGAGATTAACTTTCCAAAAATTAACTGTTCAGAAAATAACTTTTCAGAAATTAATATTAGTCAAGCGGGTCAAGTCACCCCAGCCCCAACCCCGGCCCCAGGAGAAGCCGTGACCCCCAACCCACAACCCACGGAGGGAACGCCTCTGCCGTTGAGTGCAGAGGATGTAGTAAAAATTAATTCCGATCGCCAGGAATATAACGAGCAACGTCAGGTGGTGACGGCGGAAGGCGATGTGTTTATGCGGTTGGGGAATACGGTATTAAATTCCCAATGGCTGCAAATGAATTTACTCAGCCGGTTTGCCGTAGCCCAAGGGCAAGTGCTTTTAACCAATGGCACTCAGGTGATCGAGGGCGATCGCTTGGAATACGATGTGGTCAGAAACCAAGGGGGAATGCAGCAGGCTAAAGGTCAGATTGTTTTGAATGAAGCGACCTCGACGGTTGCCACCACCTTACCCACGGATGTGACGGCGGGGGCTGGACAAGAACGGGCGCTCACGGAAAGACTGCGGGCGGGAGAACCGCCGCGCCGAGTTAGGAACACAGGGGGTCTAGTGATCGGCGTGGGGGCTGGACTAAATCAAGGGGTGGGTCTGCCCACTACCGGAGGCACCATCAACCGGCTGCGGTTTGAAAGCGATGACCTGACCTTTACCGGGGAAGATTGGCAGGGGACGAATGTTAGAATTACCAACGATCCATATTCTCCCCCAGAATTAGAATTACGCTCCCGTCATGTGACGGTGCGACGGTTGTCCCCGGAACAGGATGAAGTGATTGCCCGACGACCTCGGTTAGTTTTCGAGAATAAAGTATCGATTCCGCTGTTGCGGGAACGAGTGATTATCGATCGCCGGGAACGCGACCCGTCTTTAATTCGTTTCGGCTATGATGGGGGCGATCGCGGGGGATTTTATGCCGAAACGCCTTTAGAGCCCATCGTCAATGACCGATTCCAATTCAGCATTAGCCCCCAATTCTATATTCAAAAGGCGATCGCCGGCCCCGATAGCATTTCTGACCTGTTTGGCTTCAAAACCAGAGTCAATGGCAAACTCAGTCCCACCACCAACCTAGAAGGACGAGCCACATTTACCACCCTCAACCCTGACACTATTGACGATAAAACTAGAGCCAATCTACTACTAAGGCAACAAATTGGCACCCATTCTCTGACAGGGGAATACGCCTATCGCGATCGCATTTTCAACGGTTCTCTTGGCTTTAGAACCGTGCAACAAAGTCTGGGCGTCCTATTAAATTCTCCCATTATCCCCTTGGGCAAAACCGGCATCAACCTCAGCTATGAAGGCAGCATTCAATCCATCAATGCGGACACCGATCAAATCGACTTACTCGAACCGATCCGGGAGCATAATCGCACCAGCTTAACCCGATTTCAAGGGGGTGCGGCTTTAAGTCGTGGCTTTTTACTTTGGCAAGGAACCCCGTTACCGGCGAATCCCCAAGAGGGACTACGATATAGTCCCAGTCCTGTCATTCCATATATTCGCTTGTTCACGGGACTCAACGGCACTTTGACTGGCTACAGTAATGGCGATACCCAAAACTTTGTCTCTGGAAGTATTGGCATCCAAGGGCAATTTGGTCATTTTTCCCGTCGTTGGTTAGACTATACGGGTTGGAGCGTAAGTTTATCCCGGATTTGGAAAGATGGTGCTTCTCCCTTTTTATTTGATAGAATTGCTGACTCTAAGGTACTTGCCCTCGGATTGACCCAACAAATTTATGGGCCAATTCGCTTCGGGGTACAAACTCTGATTAATCTTGATACCAAGGAAGCGATTAATACTGATTTAATTCTGGAGTACAGTCGGCGTAGTTACGGTCTAGCGATTCGCTATAATCCTGAACAACAACTCGGTTCTCTGTCTTTGCGGATCAGTGACTTTAACTGGAGGGGTGGAGGTGAACCTTTTTCTCGCTCAGAAGTGCGATCGGTGGATGGTGGGATCCGGCGAGTTAACCAAGAAATTCAGTAA
- a CDS encoding phycobiliprotein lyase codes for MDIIEFFEQSAGKWFSQRTSQHMAETKSVADSTDLWIDSLEKNDQEVLQLCQDHKVNPSLALCAVRVRWENKPLYKEPKKMGSTVLVAIASDPHAKEGKLLRKPGPGISDRAGNVSRFAIGNDNAVTITTESDSLFAEERLWFAGDNLRLRTSAVKDETGYSLLSFCSEIRMGGVKPKE; via the coding sequence ATGGACATTATTGAGTTTTTTGAGCAGAGTGCTGGTAAATGGTTTTCTCAGCGCACCAGTCAACATATGGCAGAAACCAAATCTGTGGCAGATAGCACGGATCTATGGATTGACTCCTTAGAGAAAAATGACCAAGAGGTGCTGCAACTTTGTCAGGATCACAAAGTTAACCCCTCTTTGGCTTTATGTGCGGTGCGGGTACGTTGGGAAAATAAACCCTTGTACAAGGAACCGAAAAAGATGGGGTCTACGGTTTTGGTAGCGATCGCCTCCGACCCTCACGCCAAAGAAGGCAAGTTATTGAGAAAACCAGGCCCAGGAATCAGCGATCGCGCTGGCAATGTTAGTCGGTTTGCGATCGGCAATGATAACGCTGTCACCATTACTACCGAGTCCGATTCTTTGTTTGCGGAAGAAAGGCTCTGGTTTGCTGGAGATAATTTACGCTTGCGTACCAGTGCGGTAAAAGACGAAACCGGCTATAGTTTATTGTCATTTTGTAGCGAAATTCGCATGGGTGGAGTTAAGCCCAAGGAATGA